One Desulfobulbus propionicus DSM 2032 DNA segment encodes these proteins:
- the extKL gene encoding multiheme c-type cytochrome (seleno)protein ExtKL — protein sequence MKRIQVAVSALALAAIMSGLAAAEQAQTLEELVRRYDASSCKECHQEIYSQWEQSLHAKPMLGPIGRTLATFQGYVNSRDTELNKSHEVAPGMKEFLKPCVECHLPQMMDASEAVAGEIAKAIVDGDEEVLNTLRITCIVCHNRNAILRKFRDGAPQPNTVYGPKYAGPHGDTKFTTAARSEMLRDTVFCAQCHQGPNVQHYDEPMWCTSTFDSHQHFYVPMGGTESCQDCHMRKDGGHRFPPNYQDPVQTGKRLKEWIDLNLSAIAYRMKPNAKELLPLVVINSEVVSRIGHRFPDGCPSPNRVTLDIKVSSKDGKELYSDTKTYMPQHKLGYDEHTMVYAANRKLTLLRDTSLHPFVSRKETIEVKLPEGVEEAVVEATLTFRQLPGVPEAEFPIHTVRREVSLKR from the coding sequence ATGAAGCGGATTCAGGTAGCGGTCAGTGCCTTGGCCCTGGCGGCCATCATGTCCGGCCTCGCGGCGGCAGAGCAGGCCCAGACCCTGGAGGAACTGGTGCGAAGGTATGACGCGTCGAGCTGCAAGGAGTGCCACCAGGAGATCTACAGCCAATGGGAGCAGTCGCTCCATGCCAAACCGATGCTCGGTCCCATCGGCCGGACGCTCGCCACCTTCCAGGGCTATGTCAATTCCCGCGACACCGAGTTGAACAAGTCGCACGAGGTGGCGCCGGGGATGAAGGAATTTCTCAAGCCCTGCGTCGAATGCCATCTCCCGCAGATGATGGACGCCTCCGAGGCGGTGGCCGGTGAAATCGCCAAGGCCATTGTCGACGGCGACGAGGAAGTGCTGAACACGCTGCGGATCACCTGCATTGTCTGCCACAACCGCAACGCCATCCTGCGCAAGTTCCGCGACGGCGCCCCCCAGCCGAACACGGTCTACGGCCCCAAATATGCCGGCCCGCACGGGGATACGAAATTCACCACCGCCGCCAGGAGCGAGATGCTGCGCGACACGGTCTTCTGTGCCCAATGTCACCAGGGGCCCAATGTGCAACACTACGACGAGCCGATGTGGTGCACCTCGACCTTTGACAGCCATCAGCACTTCTATGTGCCCATGGGCGGGACCGAGTCCTGCCAGGACTGCCACATGCGCAAGGACGGCGGCCACCGCTTCCCGCCCAACTACCAGGATCCGGTCCAGACCGGCAAGCGGCTCAAGGAGTGGATCGACCTCAACCTCAGTGCCATCGCCTACCGGATGAAGCCCAATGCTAAGGAGCTGCTCCCCCTGGTGGTGATCAACAGCGAGGTGGTGAGCCGCATCGGTCACCGCTTCCCCGATGGCTGCCCGTCGCCCAACCGGGTGACCCTGGACATCAAGGTCAGCTCCAAGGACGGCAAGGAGCTGTACAGCGACACCAAGACCTACATGCCGCAGCACAAGCTGGGCTACGACGAGCACACCATGGTCTACGCGGCTAACCGCAAGCTGACTTTGCTCCGTGACACCAGCCTGCACCCCTTTGTATCCAGAAAGGAGACCATCGAGGTCAAGCTGCCCGAGGGCGTGGAGGAGGCGGTGGTGGAAGCGACCCTCACTTTCCGCCAGCTGCCCGGCGTGCCCGAGGCCGAATTCCCCATCCACACCGTGCGCCGCGAGGTCAGCCTCAAGCGGTAG
- a CDS encoding bacteriohemerythrin codes for MASTRRRPFVSEWLIFAVCVLVIGAVFAYTNVHDHAHITDNERQRLATAATVTSDVLSHHLFSIGATLDNVRGGLRPGWLAREDAVAVCRERLKTLVDAMPSVRGILVMDPAGKIVTAARDELIGQILPQRQYLQVPMRHPDRDTLYVSPPYQSVSGPWLLNLTYALAGQSGEFAGVVSAALDPKALAVLLGSVRYAADAWVAFVHGNGTLFVWEPERGDVVGKSLALPGTLFTRFLESGLDAAVLEGTSRATGEPSMVALHRVQPAELHMDGPLIIAVGRNLEAVYAPWWHGLWRSLLIYGLLVLGGIAGLAVVQHRRRLALRAIEEREAQLRAIQSELETLFTLAPSLLGIGDLQGTFRKLNPAWEKWLGYASTELEGLSCLDFIHPQDREATKARIAELVQGRTITNFVARFRHKNGMYRFIEWHAAARDGCIYAAAQDVTQRQELERTLEQMAYHDRLTGLANRALLFDRLSQALFNARRKQTMVAILFIDLDGFKGVNDQYGHDAGDLVLKTIAERFLARVRATDTVARTGGDEFVIVLNELNRADEAGLVAQNLLEAVAPDIALASGTTCRVGASIGISLFPHDGIDMDTLLMAADAAMYQAKKAGKNQTVFADDGCQNAGAIVLDSRHLVGVAEIDRQHEGLVLLVNRLLDAARTHGDQAAMERLFHELAGATAQHFATEHALMQRYGYPRQAGHDAAHDYLLAEVDNFRGEIFKGGDQFMFSLLEAWLLEHILAEDLALGHFLQEQGMEATASGEENVALPPMRG; via the coding sequence ATGGCCAGTACACGACGAAGGCCTTTTGTGAGTGAATGGCTGATTTTCGCTGTCTGCGTGCTGGTCATCGGCGCGGTGTTTGCCTACACCAACGTTCACGACCATGCGCACATCACGGACAACGAGCGGCAGCGTCTTGCCACCGCCGCCACCGTGACCAGCGATGTGCTGAGCCATCACCTGTTCTCCATCGGCGCCACGTTGGACAATGTTCGCGGCGGGTTGCGCCCCGGGTGGCTTGCCCGTGAGGATGCGGTGGCGGTCTGTCGGGAGCGCCTCAAGACCCTGGTCGACGCCATGCCCAGTGTGCGCGGTATCCTGGTCATGGACCCCGCGGGCAAGATTGTGACCGCGGCCAGGGACGAACTCATCGGCCAGATTCTGCCCCAGCGGCAGTATCTGCAAGTGCCGATGCGCCATCCCGATCGCGACACCTTGTATGTCAGTCCGCCGTACCAAAGTGTTTCCGGCCCGTGGCTGCTGAATCTGACCTATGCGCTTGCCGGACAAAGCGGCGAATTCGCCGGCGTGGTGTCCGCCGCCCTCGACCCCAAGGCGCTGGCGGTGCTGCTCGGATCGGTCCGCTATGCCGCCGATGCGTGGGTGGCCTTTGTTCACGGCAACGGCACGCTGTTTGTATGGGAACCGGAGAGGGGCGATGTGGTCGGCAAGAGTCTGGCCTTGCCCGGTACCTTGTTCACCCGATTCCTGGAAAGCGGACTAGACGCGGCCGTGCTGGAGGGGACGAGCCGTGCCACCGGCGAGCCTTCCATGGTCGCGCTGCACCGGGTCCAGCCGGCGGAATTGCACATGGACGGGCCGTTGATCATCGCTGTCGGCCGCAACCTGGAGGCGGTCTACGCGCCTTGGTGGCATGGTCTGTGGCGATCGCTGCTGATCTACGGCCTGTTGGTGCTTGGCGGCATCGCCGGTCTCGCTGTCGTCCAGCATCGCCGGCGGCTGGCCCTCAGGGCCATCGAGGAGCGGGAAGCACAACTGCGCGCGATCCAGTCGGAGTTGGAAACCCTGTTCACCCTGGCGCCCAGCCTGCTTGGCATCGGCGATCTGCAAGGAACCTTCCGCAAGCTCAACCCGGCCTGGGAAAAGTGGCTGGGGTATGCTTCCACGGAACTCGAGGGCCTCTCCTGCCTCGATTTCATCCATCCCCAGGACCGGGAGGCGACCAAGGCCAGGATTGCCGAACTGGTCCAGGGCCGGACGATCACCAATTTCGTGGCCCGGTTCCGGCATAAAAATGGGATGTACCGGTTCATCGAATGGCATGCCGCGGCCCGCGACGGCTGCATCTACGCGGCGGCCCAGGATGTCACCCAACGGCAGGAACTGGAACGCACCCTTGAGCAGATGGCCTATCATGACCGTCTGACGGGGCTGGCCAACAGGGCGCTGCTGTTTGACCGTTTGTCCCAGGCCCTGTTCAATGCCCGGCGCAAACAGACCATGGTGGCAATTCTGTTCATCGATCTCGACGGCTTCAAGGGGGTGAACGACCAGTACGGCCACGATGCCGGCGATCTTGTGTTGAAAACCATTGCCGAGCGGTTTCTTGCCAGGGTCAGGGCAACGGATACGGTCGCGCGCACTGGCGGCGACGAATTTGTCATTGTGCTCAATGAGTTGAACCGCGCGGATGAGGCGGGCCTGGTGGCCCAAAATCTGCTCGAGGCGGTGGCGCCCGATATTGCCCTTGCTTCCGGAACAACCTGCCGGGTTGGCGCGAGTATCGGCATCAGTCTGTTTCCCCACGACGGCATCGACATGGATACCTTGCTCATGGCGGCGGACGCGGCCATGTATCAGGCCAAGAAAGCGGGGAAAAATCAGACGGTGTTTGCCGACGACGGTTGCCAAAACGCGGGCGCAATCGTCCTCGACAGCCGCCATCTGGTCGGGGTGGCCGAGATCGACCGTCAGCACGAGGGGTTGGTGCTGCTGGTCAACCGCTTGCTGGACGCGGCACGAACGCACGGCGATCAAGCCGCCATGGAACGGTTGTTCCACGAATTGGCCGGGGCCACCGCCCAGCATTTCGCCACCGAACACGCGCTCATGCAGCGGTATGGCTATCCCCGGCAGGCCGGTCACGACGCGGCCCACGACTACCTGCTGGCCGAGGTGGACAACTTCAGAGGCGAGATCTTCAAGGGCGGCGATCAGTTCATGTTTTCCCTGCTCGAAGCCTGGCTGCTCGAACATATCCTGGCCGAGGATCTTGCCTTGGGCCATTTTCTCCAGGAGCAGGGGATGGAGGCGACGGCGAGTGGAGAGGAGAACGTTGCTCTTCCACCGATGCGAGGGTAA
- a CDS encoding sensor domain-containing diguanylate cyclase produces MTQLAGYLISSPYLEKDEPFGTTDLTTLLLEASLPPTALAPVRTLLAVPLHHQELIRGVLFALRSPLIAYPAHTQQMAMLYGGQISAALVNAHLYQAVCRELFERMRAEKALRTREERFSALIRSVSDIIAVLSVDGDIDYVSPAAEAMWGCAAATLQGRSVLDHVHAEDRTIMQGLLVQAGMRPGLTLNGVVRLRQGKGGWRYFEVVLVNLLDDPAISGMVATYHDVTERKVYESELTKLAFHDPLTGLANRACFMNRLRRALTRADAQGLSVAVFFFDLDNFKQINDTLGHACGDQVLRLVADRVQGSLRREDTAARLGGDEFTVLVEGVSTLEQVLPLAERVLHSLQTPFSHGGHELLVGGSMGVALSVPNVDSAEDLVRKADLAMYRAKNSGKGKYTVFAG; encoded by the coding sequence TTGACCCAGCTCGCCGGATACCTGATATCGTCCCCTTACTTGGAAAAGGACGAGCCGTTTGGCACGACCGATCTCACCACCTTGCTGCTGGAGGCTTCGCTGCCGCCCACGGCTCTTGCTCCGGTGCGGACCCTCTTGGCCGTTCCCCTCCATCACCAGGAATTGATCCGCGGCGTTCTCTTTGCCCTGCGCTCTCCCCTCATCGCCTATCCGGCCCACACCCAGCAGATGGCCATGCTCTACGGTGGCCAGATCTCGGCGGCCCTGGTCAATGCCCACCTGTACCAGGCGGTCTGTAGGGAGCTGTTCGAACGGATGCGGGCCGAGAAAGCGCTGCGCACACGTGAAGAACGCTTCAGCGCCTTGATCCGCAGTGTGTCCGACATTATCGCCGTGCTCTCCGTCGACGGCGACATTGACTATGTCAGTCCGGCGGCCGAGGCCATGTGGGGCTGTGCGGCTGCAACCCTGCAGGGGCGCAGCGTGCTTGACCATGTTCATGCGGAGGACAGGACCATCATGCAGGGACTGCTCGTCCAGGCAGGAATGCGCCCCGGCCTGACCCTCAACGGCGTGGTGCGGCTGCGGCAGGGCAAAGGCGGCTGGCGGTATTTTGAAGTCGTCCTGGTCAACCTGCTCGATGACCCGGCCATCTCGGGCATGGTGGCCACCTATCACGACGTCACCGAACGGAAGGTGTATGAATCCGAGTTGACCAAACTGGCCTTTCACGATCCTCTGACCGGCTTGGCCAATCGGGCCTGTTTCATGAACCGGCTGCGACGCGCCCTGACCCGTGCCGATGCCCAGGGGCTGTCGGTGGCGGTTTTCTTTTTTGATCTGGACAATTTCAAGCAGATCAACGATACCCTTGGCCATGCCTGCGGCGATCAGGTGCTGCGCCTCGTGGCGGATCGGGTGCAAGGCTCTCTGCGCCGCGAGGATACCGCCGCCCGCCTTGGCGGTGACGAATTCACCGTCCTGGTCGAAGGAGTGAGCACTCTTGAACAGGTGTTGCCACTGGCTGAGCGGGTCCTCCATTCTCTGCAGACCCCGTTTTCCCATGGAGGACATGAATTGCTGGTTGGCGGCAGCATGGGCGTCGCCCTGAGCGTCCCCAACGTCGACAGCGCCGAAGACCTGGTGCGCAAAGCCGACCTGGCGATGTATCGGGCCAAGAACAGTGGCAAGGGGAAATACACGGTGTTTGCCGGCTAG
- a CDS encoding FIST signal transduction protein: MKIQAGIGSSRHLMDAFAAGSEAARAAVTGLCGQSPAVVLVFSTPQYDLPVLLKGIRAVTGTTPLIGATGAGEIFLGQHLGVGGGVAVLALTAGPYRFGVASEPAIRGNLEQAGQSLARLSRAEAGPSPHAAILLLADCLAGNLQQLVHGVYRVTGPRVSIAGGAANDELRFVRTFVFHNDQVLEGGAVALWIASEFPLPVGCRHGWEPVGVPLLVTRTDDTEIVELGGRPAAIAYEDQLGIAPGQLSVENFWDTSMLHPFGLLQSDGTAIIRVARSKNEQGALRIQGCVPPPGSAVQVMGSSIESLLTITGEVVESALNGHPDPGVVLLFNCAARAKIFGDRVAEEVRLLQEAAGGTPTFGFYCCGEFARTAGVLATHNATLTALVL, from the coding sequence ATGAAGATTCAGGCCGGTATCGGTTCAAGCCGCCACCTCATGGACGCATTCGCCGCTGGGAGCGAAGCCGCTCGCGCCGCGGTGACCGGGCTCTGCGGACAATCGCCGGCCGTGGTGCTGGTGTTCTCCACTCCCCAGTATGATCTGCCGGTGCTGCTCAAAGGCATTCGTGCCGTCACCGGCACGACGCCGCTCATCGGCGCCACCGGTGCCGGTGAAATTTTTTTGGGGCAGCATTTGGGGGTCGGCGGCGGCGTGGCGGTCTTGGCTCTGACAGCCGGGCCCTACCGCTTTGGCGTGGCCTCGGAGCCGGCCATCAGGGGCAACCTCGAACAGGCTGGTCAATCTCTTGCCCGTCTGAGCCGGGCCGAGGCCGGGCCAAGTCCGCATGCCGCCATCCTGCTGCTGGCCGATTGTCTGGCCGGCAACCTTCAGCAGTTGGTGCATGGGGTGTATCGGGTGACCGGACCGCGGGTGTCGATAGCCGGCGGTGCCGCCAACGACGAGCTGCGGTTTGTTCGCACCTTTGTCTTTCACAACGATCAGGTGCTCGAGGGCGGGGCCGTGGCCCTGTGGATCGCCAGCGAATTTCCCCTGCCGGTGGGGTGCCGCCACGGCTGGGAACCGGTCGGCGTGCCCCTGTTGGTCACCCGCACCGACGACACGGAAATCGTCGAGTTGGGCGGCCGGCCGGCGGCTATCGCCTATGAGGACCAACTCGGAATTGCTCCGGGGCAGCTGAGCGTTGAGAATTTTTGGGATACGTCCATGCTGCATCCCTTTGGCCTGCTCCAATCCGACGGCACGGCGATCATCCGCGTTGCCCGTTCCAAGAACGAGCAGGGCGCGCTGCGCATTCAGGGATGCGTGCCGCCGCCGGGGAGCGCCGTTCAGGTGATGGGCAGTTCGATCGAATCCCTGCTTACTATCACCGGCGAGGTGGTTGAGTCGGCGCTCAACGGCCATCCCGACCCCGGGGTGGTGCTGCTGTTCAACTGCGCCGCCAGGGCAAAAATTTTTGGCGACCGGGTCGCCGAGGAAGTCCGCCTATTACAGGAAGCCGCCGGAGGGACGCCGACCTTTGGTTTTTACTGCTGCGGCGAGTTTGCCCGAACGGCCGGCGTGCTCGCTACCCACAACGCCACGCTGACGGCACTTGTTCTTTAG
- a CDS encoding M48 family metalloprotease has protein sequence MEHKQSRIHRRQLLRCAGLGVSAAVIQQLLAGCAVNPVTGQSQLMMVSESQELGIDRQQSPQQFSTDYGVVPDARLNAYISRVGREVAARSHRPQIPFSFRAVNAAYVNAYAFPGGSIAATRGILAEMENEAELAALLGHEIGHVSARHTAQQASKGMLANLVLAGVSVATSAAGMEGTGDLVQGLGGLGAGALLASYSRDHERQADALGMQYMTAAGYSPQGMVDLMDMLRQTNKRQPGALDLMFSTHPMSDERFATAQQAVATSYRDRVNQAVNRERYMDETASVRRLKPMLTSLQQASEAAGKKRYGQAEQLFKQAIQQGPGDYTALLMMAKFQMGTKNGPAAEKYGQEAIRAYPGEAQAYLVTGLAALGNKRFEHAYQLLGQYDRLLPGNAQIVFYQGYALEKMGRQNDAAQKYRTYLQRQKQGKEAQYAYNRLKSWGYLR, from the coding sequence ATGGAGCACAAACAATCAAGGATACATCGTCGCCAGTTGCTGCGCTGTGCCGGACTGGGCGTTTCGGCCGCCGTGATTCAGCAGCTGCTTGCCGGTTGCGCCGTCAATCCGGTGACCGGCCAAAGCCAGTTGATGATGGTCTCGGAAAGCCAGGAACTCGGCATCGACCGGCAGCAGTCCCCGCAGCAGTTTTCCACTGATTACGGCGTGGTTCCGGATGCCCGGCTCAACGCCTATATCAGCCGGGTGGGCCGGGAGGTGGCGGCCCGTTCCCATCGCCCTCAAATACCCTTTTCCTTTCGCGCGGTCAATGCCGCCTATGTCAATGCCTATGCTTTTCCCGGCGGTTCCATTGCCGCCACCCGGGGCATTCTCGCCGAGATGGAGAACGAGGCGGAGCTTGCCGCCCTGCTTGGCCACGAGATCGGCCATGTCAGCGCCCGCCACACCGCCCAGCAGGCAAGCAAGGGCATGCTGGCCAACCTGGTGCTCGCCGGGGTTTCGGTGGCGACGAGCGCGGCCGGGATGGAAGGCACGGGGGATTTGGTGCAGGGATTGGGCGGGTTGGGAGCCGGCGCGCTTCTGGCCAGCTACAGTCGCGACCATGAACGCCAGGCCGACGCCCTGGGCATGCAGTACATGACCGCGGCCGGCTACAGCCCGCAGGGCATGGTGGATTTGATGGACATGCTGCGGCAGACTAACAAGCGCCAACCCGGCGCCCTGGACCTGATGTTCTCCACCCACCCGATGAGTGACGAGCGGTTTGCCACCGCGCAGCAAGCAGTGGCCACCAGCTATCGCGATCGGGTCAATCAGGCGGTCAACCGCGAGCGGTACATGGACGAAACCGCCTCGGTGCGGCGGCTCAAACCGATGCTGACCTCGCTGCAACAGGCCAGCGAAGCGGCCGGCAAGAAACGGTACGGCCAGGCTGAGCAGCTGTTCAAGCAGGCCATCCAGCAGGGACCGGGCGACTACACCGCCCTGTTGATGATGGCCAAGTTTCAGATGGGCACGAAAAATGGGCCGGCGGCGGAAAAATACGGCCAGGAGGCGATACGCGCCTACCCCGGGGAGGCGCAGGCCTATCTGGTGACCGGTTTGGCCGCGTTGGGCAACAAGCGGTTTGAGCACGCCTATCAGCTGCTCGGCCAGTATGACCGGCTGCTGCCCGGCAACGCTCAGATCGTCTTCTATCAGGGATACGCCCTGGAAAAGATGGGCCGGCAAAACGATGCCGCCCAGAAATACCGCACCTACCTCCAGCGGCAGAAGCAGGGCAAGGAGGCGCAGTATGCCTACAACCGCTTGAAGAGCTGGGGCTACCTGCGCTGA
- a CDS encoding class I SAM-dependent methyltransferase, which produces MQLKKTLHRRFPDLDPARLPGGFDRVGDIAVIGIPPEAAAHEREIGEILLEMHPTIRVVARRDGQYGGEFRTRPLRILAGEQRLTTTHRENGVTLHLDLARVYFSVRSAHERARIAALVQPGERVAVLCSGVGPFPLIIGRHSHAAEVIGIEKNPVAHQYAVRNLTANRTKATVRFLEGDAALVLPGLQRRFDRMLIVLPHGGEALLPCALDALKADGSLHFYDMGAKDGHAATMAKVETVCRQHNRCPRPRRVVTCGHCGPATFRFCLDAVIDATV; this is translated from the coding sequence ATGCAATTGAAAAAAACGCTCCACCGCCGCTTTCCCGACCTCGATCCGGCGCGTCTGCCCGGCGGCTTTGACCGGGTGGGCGATATCGCGGTGATCGGCATTCCCCCCGAAGCGGCGGCGCACGAACGCGAGATCGGCGAGATCCTTTTAGAGATGCACCCGACCATCCGGGTGGTGGCCAGGCGCGACGGCCAATATGGCGGCGAGTTCCGCACCCGGCCGCTGCGGATCCTTGCCGGCGAACAACGGCTGACCACCACCCACCGGGAAAACGGCGTCACCCTTCACCTCGACTTGGCCCGCGTCTATTTCTCGGTCCGTTCGGCCCACGAGCGGGCCCGAATCGCCGCCCTGGTCCAACCGGGCGAGCGCGTGGCCGTGCTCTGTTCGGGCGTCGGCCCCTTTCCCCTGATCATCGGCCGCCACAGTCACGCTGCGGAGGTGATCGGCATCGAGAAAAACCCCGTTGCTCACCAATACGCCGTGCGCAACCTGACGGCCAACCGCACGAAAGCAACCGTCCGTTTCCTGGAAGGTGACGCGGCCTTGGTCCTGCCTGGTCTCCAGCGACGGTTCGACCGCATGCTCATCGTCCTGCCCCACGGCGGCGAAGCGTTGCTGCCCTGCGCCCTCGATGCCCTGAAAGCGGACGGCTCGCTCCACTTCTACGACATGGGGGCCAAGGACGGCCACGCGGCCACCATGGCCAAGGTGGAAACCGTCTGCCGGCAGCACAACCGCTGCCCGCGGCCCCGCCGGGTGGTGACCTGCGGTCACTGTGGCCCGGCAACCTTCCGTTTCTGCCTGGATGCGGTCATCGATGCCACGGTGTGA
- a CDS encoding tetratricopeptide repeat protein: protein MDPKDYIKKQRFYLYVVAALIIGFLGGAIFAVYRLPQVNEPSTASRQQEAAEAIASMEKAVQQKPDDGHAWVELGHAYFDTGQAPKAIQAYTKALELLPGDLNVMTDLGVMYHQDNQHQKAIDLFDQVLKSNPKHEQARFNKGVVLLTGLNDRKGALAEWKTLVQHHPMAAAPSGKMVGDLIDQLEKEEGK from the coding sequence ATGGATCCCAAAGATTATATCAAGAAACAGCGGTTCTATCTCTATGTGGTCGCAGCCCTGATCATCGGTTTTCTCGGCGGCGCGATCTTTGCCGTGTACCGCCTGCCCCAGGTCAATGAGCCGTCGACCGCATCCCGCCAGCAGGAGGCGGCCGAGGCCATCGCCTCGATGGAAAAGGCGGTCCAGCAAAAACCGGACGACGGTCATGCCTGGGTGGAACTGGGCCACGCTTATTTCGATACCGGCCAGGCGCCCAAGGCGATTCAGGCGTACACCAAGGCCCTGGAACTGCTGCCCGGCGATCTCAACGTCATGACCGATCTGGGGGTGATGTATCACCAGGACAACCAGCATCAGAAGGCCATCGACCTGTTCGATCAGGTGCTCAAGAGCAACCCCAAGCATGAGCAGGCCCGGTTCAACAAGGGCGTGGTGCTGCTCACAGGCCTCAACGACCGCAAGGGCGCCTTGGCCGAATGGAAGACGCTTGTCCAGCACCACCCCATGGCGGCGGCCCCATCGGGAAAAATGGTGGGCGACCTGATCGACCAGCTGGAAAAGGAAGAGGGCAAATAG